The sequence GCTCACCCGCCTCGCCCGGCTCGCCGCCGCGGATTCGGACGACTGGCTCGCCGTCGAACGCGCGCACGCCGACTTCCATGCGGCGCTCGTCTCGGCCTCCGGGAATGCGCGCATCGTCGAGGCGCATGAGGCGCTGAAGAGCGAGCTCCTGCTGTTCCTGCTGCACGTGCGGCCGCACTACAGCCTCACCGAGCTGGTCGACGAGCACCGCGCGCTGCTGACCGACGTGCAGCAGCGGGGTGCGGACGCCGTGCACGAGCACCTCGCCCACTCGACCGCGCTGCTGCTCGGCGACTGACCCGCCTCCTCACGCCGGCCCGCCCTCCCGGCGAGGTGTGTGTGTGCTCGGTTCGTGGCGCGAAGGGGTTCCGCCGTGTCGTCGGCGGGCATAGTGTCACCAGTGGGCGGGGGTCACGAGTGGGCGGGGTCGCCGAGCGGGTCGCCCCGCGGGAGGGCGCGATCATGACCACGCAGTTCGACGCCACGGACGCGCAGGCGTTCGCCGGCCGGCTGTTCGCCTCGACGCTCGGAGCGTTCGAGATGGCGAGCGTGTATCTGGGCGAGCGGCTCGGCTGGTACCGCTCGCTCGCCACGGATGGTCCCGCGACGGCCGCGGAACTCGCTCGGCGTACGGGCACGGATGCGCGATACGCGCGCGAATGGCTCGAGCAGCAGGCGACGAGCGGAATCCTGAGCGTCGAGCGCGACGCGGACGACGGCGAGCGACGCCGATACGAGCTGCCCGCGGCGCACGCCGAGGTACTCACCGACTCCGGATCGCTGAACTTCCTCGCCCCGCTCGCGCGCATGATCGGCGCTGTGCGCCTTCCCGAGCTCGCGGCGGTGTATCGCACGGGCGACGGCATCTCGTGGAACGACTTCGGCGACGACGGGCGCGAGGCGCAGGCCGACATCAACCGGCCCTGGTTCGAGCAGCGGCTCGGCGAGGCGCTCGCCTCCGTGCCGGACCTCGACCGGATGCTCGCGCGTCCGGGAGCCCGCTTCGCCGATGTCGGCTGCGGGTACGGATGGTCGTCGGTCGCGCTCGCGCGCGCGTACCCCGAGGCATCCGTCGAAGGTTTCGACGTGGATGCACCGTCGGTCGAGGCAGCCCGGCGTACTGCCGATGCGGCCGACCTCGCCGACCGAGTGCGATTCCATCTCGCCGGCGGCGAGGAGATCGCCGAGCGCGAGCGGAGCGCACAGGGGGAGGGATTCGATGCGGCGTTCATCTTCGAGGCGCTGCACGACATGCCGTTCCCGGTCGAGGTGCTCAGGTCGATCCGCGCCGCACTGCGGCCAGGCGCCCCGCTCGTCGTCATGGACGAGGCGGTCGCCGAGCGGTTCACGCCGAACGGCGACGAGACCGAGCGCGTGATGTACGGCTACAGCCTCTTCATCTGTCTGCCCGACAGCCGCTCCGCCGAGGGCTCCGCCGCGACCGGTACCGTCATGCGCCCCGCGACCCTCGCACGCTATGCCTCCGAAGCCGGCTTCGCCGACGTCGAGATCCTGCCGATCGACGACTTCGCCGCATTCCGCTTCTACGCCCTCACCTAAGGCCCGTCTCCCGCCGGCTCGCGTGCTCCGCTCGACCTGATCACCCCGATCTGCTGTGGTCTCGATCTCGAAGGCTGCTTCGATCCGGAGCCGTGCAGCTCAGGCGGGTAGGTCGCGCTCACGACGCCGATGTGGGGGTGGTACGTGGTGCGTGGGGGTGGTACGTGGTGCGTGGGGGTGGTATGTGGTGCGTGGGGTGGGCGGGTGGTTGTGTGGGCGGGGTGCGTGGGGTGGTGGCCGTGCGGCTGCTGTGCCGTGTGGCTGCAGTGCCATGCGCCTGCTGTGCCGTGTGGCTGCAGTGCCATGCGCCTGCTGTGCCGTGTGGCTGCAGTGCCATGCGCCTGCTGTGCCCGTTGGCGTCGTATGACGGCGACGTACGGTGTGCGTGTCACGGTGCTTCATGCGGGGGTTCGGCCTCGAGCGGGTCTGCGCACGCCCGCGTCGTCGTTCGGGTGGCCTCGCGGTTCGGTTGCGGGAGCAGCGTCGGATTGTGGTGGGGCGCTTGGTGTGGGGGTGAAGCGGGCTTTGCCGCCGAGTTTGGGGGTCTGTTTCGGGTCGAGGTGTGGTGGTGGGATGAACCAGACCTGTCCGCGTCGGTCGCGCCCGGTGATGCGGATTTGCCAGCCTTGGTCGTGGATCTGGTGGTGGCAGCTGGCGCAGAGCATGACCCCGTTGCTCAGGTCGGTGGTGCCGCCGGTGGACCACCAGTCGATGTGGTGCGCTTCGGCGTAGGTGATGTTCGCCCCGCAGGACGCGCACCCACCGTCGCGTTCCATGAGCGCGATGCGTTGGTACCGGGTGAACAGGCGGGTGCTGCGGCCGAGGTCGAGTGGGACGCTGTCGGCGCCGAGCACGGCGGGGATGAGTTCGGCGTCGGCGGCGAGCTTGCGGACCGCGGCTGCGCTGATCGGCCGGTCGATGCCGTCGATCTCCGCCGTTCCTACGCCGTCGCGGAGCGCGTCGAGACTCATGCGGACCACGATCGTGGTGGAGGGTACCGATCCGGGTGCGGCTTGACAGCCCAGTGCGTGCCGCGCCAGCTCGGCCAACGCGTCGGCCTGCACCTGCGGGATCGACCGCCTGTCCTCGACCACCGGACCCGCACCCGGACCACAATCGCCCACGTTCGTGCCGCCGTCACCGCCACTGTCACCAACGACGCCGTCACCGTCACCGTCACCGTTCGTGCCGCCGTCGCCGTTTGTGCCGCCGCCATCATTCGTGCCGCCGCCACCGCCGCCGACACCGTCGTCGCCATCAAAGCTCGTGCCGGGGGCACCGTTCATGCCCCGGACCCCGTCACGGGTGTAGACCTCGGCGGCATCGGTGCCGCGTCCCACCTGCGCAGCACGAGCCGCGCCGGCGGCAGCCGCCAGGCCTGACCCGCGTCGGCGGAGTGCGTCGCTGACCAGGGCGTCCAGCGCCGCCTTCACCGGCGCCGCGGTGACCGGGTCGAGGCGGGCTCGCAGATGGAACACCCCGTCGGCGTCTTCGCGGAACGTCACCGACCGCTCGGCATGCATCCGCGCATCGGCCCGTGCCAGACCGCCGGCATCGAGCTGCGCTTCGGCCGCTTTGACTGCCCGGCCGACCAGGGACAGTGGTTGCCCGGCCGCGACCTGCACCAGCTTCTGCTCACACGCGGCCAACCGTCCAGGGTCGGCGCGCAGCTCGACCCGGGCCAGCATGCCCGTGATCAGATTCGCCGCCTCAATGCTCAACACCCCCGCATCAAGCCCCGCCCGGACGTACGCGAACTTCGCCGGCAACACCTCACCCGTGAACGACTCCCGGCGCCGGGTCGCTTCACCGACCGCGAGCAACCGGGACGCCTCACCCTGCCCACCCCCGGTCACCGCCGCGACCAGCTTCGCCGGGCTCGAGTGCCCGTACTGTTTCGCCAAGCTCTCAGCCCCGAACTCCGGCGCCGACCGGGCCGCGACCTCAGCACCAGCCAGCGCCAGAAACGCCTCCACCGACCGCTTCAACCGCGCCGCACCCTCGACCACCCGCACCAACCCCGGCCCACTCAACGCCGCGAAGCCATCCACACCACCACCGCCGCCCGAATCGCCACCCGGTCCAGCATCGGCGCCGGCCCCGGAACGGCCACCGCCACCACCTCCACGGCCACCTGCACCCGCACCCGCACCGGAACGGCCGGCGGTACCGCCGCCACCACCCGCACCGGCAGCACTCGCGACCCCGAACGCAGGCTGCGCCTGCGCCCACACCACCGCGAGCGCACCGAGATCGGTGTGCAACCGGTCAAGCGGAGAGATCGTCATGCGCACCAGTATCCACCGACCCACCGACATTCACCCTCGCGCGAAAATTCGGTCCGATCAGGCAATCAACATGTGGATAACCTTGAGGTGTACGGGCTTGTGGAGGAGCCGTAGGCATGCTCATGGGTCGGCGCTGGATTGCCCGCGAACGTCAGAGCGCCCACGCCGAGCGCGAGGGCGACCGCGCGGACAGCGGCATGAGCATCACCTTTGCCGAAGCTCGCCACATTGAGTGATGGGTTCGCGACCACGCCCACCGACCTCGAAAACGGTGTCCTGCTGTACGGCAGCTGCGACCGTCGCAGCCGTCCCGTCCCGTCCGATCTCGCCCATCCCCCGATCTCGCCCATCCTGCCGATCCCGCCCCGTCTCACCAGAGGCACCGGCCGTTTGTGACCGTCGCCCGTCCGGCGACGAGCGTCACCGTTCGGTGCACACCTCGCCGCCCTCGGCCGCCGGGACTCTCCCCGGCGGGACCCCGCGGTGGGCAGCTCCCCACGCTGCTGCCTCACGGTGCGAGCCGGACTGGAATACGGCCCCAATCGCTGGCCGTGGCCGCCGCGTCGCTACCGAGGGGTAAGGAAGATCAGTCGGTTCCCGAACGGGTCCGGGACCGTGAGCTCGTCGCCCCACTCTTCGTGTGTCAGGCCGATCCGCAGGGGGTACACGCTCGTCGAGATCCTGCCGATCGACGACTTCGCCGCCTTCCGCTTCTACCGGCTCACGTAGCTCTCCGCGATCACACAGCTCGCAAAAAGGTCAATTAGGTCGAATGGCACACTTCGTCCATGAACGATGTCGTGACCATCTCGCACGCGAAGCAGAATCTGGGCGCACTCGTGGATCACGCACATCTGCTTCATGACCCCGTGTTCCTCACAGGACACGGGCGTCGGGTGGCCGTGATCGTCGACGCCGAGGCGTTCGAGCGCATGGTGGAGCGGCTCGAGGACCTCGATGATGCCGAAGCGGCACACATCGCTCGCCGCGAGATGGAGGAGACGTCGGCGCTGCCCGTCCCCTGGGAGGAGGTCAAGGCGGAGCTCGGTCTGTCGTGACCTACCGTATCGAGCTGGCTCCTGCGGCCCGGCGGGAGGTGCGGAAGCTCGATCCCCACGCTCGGCGCCGCGTGCAGGCGGCGATCGAGCTCTTGGCTGAGACCCCGAGGCCCCCAGCAGCGAAGCAGCTCGTCAACAGCGGGGGCGCATGGCGCGTTCGCACCGGGGACTATCGGGTCGTGTATGAGATCCACGACGACCGGATCGTCGTACTCGTCCTTCGCATCGGGCACCGCAGAGAGATCTCCCGCTGATCCGACGAAGCCCACCCGGTGGGCTCACCTCGCGAGCAACACCCTGCGCCGTCGGAGTCACGCGGTGAGCGCCGCGTACCAGATGAGCAGCATGGTGACGAGGAATCCGACCGCGTAGTTGATCGCGAGAAAGCGGCGCCAGCCGCGGTTCGCGGCGCCCGAGTCGTGGTCGGTGACGCTGCGGAACGGCCAGGCGGCCACGACGTAGGGCACGGCGAGCAGCGCGGCGAGCGGTCCGGGCCACGCGGTGAGCAGCATGAGCAGCGCCGCGACGAGCCACATCGCGATCGCGAAGCGCACGGTCCAGCGGGCACCGAGCACGGTCGCGATCGAGGCGATGCCGCCCTCGCGGTCGGGCAGGACGTCTTGCACGGCGCCGAACGCGTGGCTCGCGATGCCCCAGGCGAGGAACGCCGCGAGCAGCGCCATCAGCTGCGGCGTGAACGTCGCGCCGGCGAGCACGAGCCCGTACACCGCGGGGCTCACGAAGTGCACGCTCGAGGTGAGCGAGTCGAGGAAGGGCCGCTCTTTGAACCGCAGCCCGGGCACCGAGTACGCGGCGACCGCGAACAGGCTCACCGCGAGCACCGCCCACGACGCCGGCCCGCCGAGCACGACGAGCCAGACGACGAACGGCACGCACGCGGCGACGGCCGCGATGAGCGTCGCCCGGTGGCGCGCGGGGGTGAGCAGGGCGCCCTCGGCGCCGCCCTTGCGCGGGTTCGCCTGGTCGGACGCGTAGTCGAACACATCGTTGATGCCGTACATCGCGAGGTTGTACGGCACGAGGAAGAACAGCGTTCCGACGATCAGTGCGACATCGATCTCCCGTGTCGTCAGCAGGTACGCGGCCGCGAACGGGAACGCCGTGTTGATCCAGCTCAGCGGTCGCGACGCGACCAGCAGGTCGGCGGCGAAGCTCCGCCGGTCAGTCGCGCGCGTCGCCATGCGCTCGCCTCCCGTCGACGGATGCCTCGCCGGCAGCGGATGCCTCGCCGGCTGCGGATGTCTCGTGGTCGCCGGATGTCTCGCCCGACGCCGAAGCCCCGCCCCGTCGGCCGAGCAGGATCCAGAGGGCCGGCAGCAGCAGCACGCCGGCGATCGGGTAGGCGAAGTCCTCGATCGGCGCGAGCCCGAGGCGCACACCCGAGATGTGGGCGTCGGCGTACCCGAACAGGCCGGTGGCGATCATCACGTTGTCGAAGACCGCGGTCAGCACGACGAGCGCGGCGGCGCTCAGCGCGAGCGCCCAGGCGTGCCTGCGCGGAGCGCGCCGCCACGCGATGAGGGCGACCACGAGCGCGAGGGCCACGAACCCGGCGCAGAGCAGGATGTACGTCACGCCGTACCCCCGTCCGCTCGAGGGTTCGGTCCGTCGGGCGCGCTCGGCGTACCCGGCCGGGGGGCAGCGGGCGACCCGCTCGACGACCGCGGTGAGCGCAGCCCGGCCGACGCTCCCTGCTCGCCCGCCGCACGCGATGACCGGGTCCCGCGTGCGCGGCCCGTCGCATCGGCGGCACCCTCCGGTGTCGTCTCCCGCGACCGCGGACGGCGGGCCGCGAGGTGCGACCGCCACGCGAGGCATCCGGTGTAGAGCACCATCGTGAGGTAGCAGAGGAACGTGAGGAACACGACCTCCTCGATCGGCAGCTGCGGGGCGACGAGCAGCCCGGTCGAGATGTCGTTGACCTCGCGGAAGAAGATGCCGAGCGCGATGCCGGCCACGTCCCACGCGAGGAAGAACGCGACCCCGACGCCGAGCACGGCCGCTGCGCGGCCCGGCGCCCGCCAGAAGAACAGCGCGAAGCGCCGGTCGAGCAGCACCATGCACCCGATCGAGACCAGGAGCGCCGCGAGATAGACGAAGCTCATGCGCTCGCGAGGTCGGCGCGCGGTTCGGCCATCGGCCCGGTCGAACGGTCGCCACGCAGCGACTTGGCCACGAGCTCGGCGCTGATCAGGCACATCGGCAGCCCGATGCCGGGGATCGTGGTGGCGCCGGCGAAGTACAGGCCGTCGACGGTGCGCGACGCCGTGCGCCCGCGGAAGAACGCGCTCTGCCGCAGCGTGTGCGCCGGGCCGAGCGCGGAACCGCGCCACGAGTGGAACCACGAGGCGAAGTCGGCCGGCCCGATCGTGCGGCGGACGACGATCCGGTCGGCGAGGTCGGGGATGCCGGCCCACGCCCCGAGCTGTGCGACCGCGGCGTCGGCGATGCGCTCGACCATCGGGTCGCCATCGCCGTCGACGCCTCCACCGCCGATGGAGGTGTCGGCGGGGACCGGCACGAGCAGGAACAGGTTCTCGCAGCCGGGCGGTGCCACCGAGGCATCCGTCGCGCTGGGCATGCACGCGTAGAGCGACGCGGGATCGGGCACCGACGCGTCGACGCCGAAGATGCGGCGGAAGTTGTCCTCCCAGTCGGCCGTGAAGAGCAGGTTGTGGTGCGTGAGCTGCGGCAGGCGACCGCGGACGCCGAGCATGACCAGTACGGCGCCGGGGCCGGGATTGCGTCGTTCGAGCGCGGCGTCGCTGTGGCTGCGCAGCTCCCGAGGCAGCAGCGCGGTCTCGGTGTGGTGCATGTCGGCGGCTGACACGACGACGTCGGCCTTCAGCGACGACTCCCGGCCGTCGGGGGTGCGGACCCGGACGCCGGTCGCTCGCCGGCCGGCGGTCGTGATCGCGACGACCTCGGCACCGGTGCGTATCTCGACGCCCGCCGCGGTCGCGAGCCGTGCAACGGCGTCGATCACCTCGCCGAACCCGCCCATCGGATAGAACACGCCGTCGGCGAGGTCGAACCGGCTCATGAGGTGGTACATGCTCGGTGCGTCGTACGGCGAGCTGCCGAGGAACACCGCGGGATAGCCGAGGATCTGCCGCAGCCGGCGGTCGCGGAAGGAGCGGCCGACGTACCGGTCGAGCGACTCGCCGAGCAGGCGCACGAGCCGGCCGGCCCGGCGCAGCACCGACCGGCGCAGGAGCGCGCCGGGCGCGGAGAAGTCGGTGTACAGGAAGTGCGACATGGCGAGCCGGTACGTCTCGTCGGCCGAGTCGAGGTGGCGCTCGAGTGCGGCGCCCGCGCCCGGCTCGATCGATTCGAAGAGCGCGACGGATGCCTCGCGCGAGGCGCGCACGTCGACGGGCGGGGGCGCTGCCTCGACGTGCCCTCCCTCGAAGCCGGTGTCTTCGAAGCCGGTGCTCTCCAAGCCGGTGCCCTCGAAGAACACGCGGTAGCCGGGGTCGAGCCGCACGAGGTCGAGCTCGGCCGCGGTGCTCGTGCCCATGAGCCGGAAGAAGTGCTCGAACACCTCGGGCATGAGGTACCACGAGGGTCCGGTGTCGAACCGGAACCCGCCGGACTCCCACCGCCCGGCCCGGCCGCCCAGCTCGGTTCGGGCTTCGACGAGGGTCACGGTGTGTCCGTCGCGAGCCAGCAGCGCCGCGGACGCGAGCCCGGCGATGCCGCCGCCGATGACCACGACGCGGCTCACGTCGACGCTCCGCGGGGTCGGCCCGCGGCGGCGCGGGCGAGCAGCAGAAGCTTCCGCGGTGCGGGCACGCGCACCCGCGCGGCGAGCACGTCGGCGGCCGGAGTCCGGCGCAGGCGTGCGGCGAGCTCGGCGAACAGCGCGTGCGCCGCTTGCACCGCGCGACGGCAGCCACCGGGAAGCTCGGGGATCACCTCACCCGCGATCCGGAGGTCGCGATCGATGTCGTCGAGGATGCGGGTCTTGTCGGCCTCGGTCAGTCGTCGCGGATCGACACCGGGGAAGTACCGCCGTCCGCGGTCCGCGTAGTCCTCGGCGAGGTCGCGCAGGAAGTTCACCTTCTGGAACGCCGCGCCGAGATGACGGGCCCCCCGGGCCCACCGCTCGTCGCGCTCGGCGTCGGCGGGCAGCCCCGCGACGAAGGCGCGGAGGCACATGAGGCCGACGACCTCGGCCGATCCGTACACGTACTCGCGGAAGGCCGCGTCGTCGAAGTCGACCGGCTCCAGGTCGGCGCGCATCGACGCGAAGAACGGCCGGGTGAGCTCGGAGCCGAAGCCGGTGGCCCTGGCCGTGCGGGCGAAGGCGTGCACCACGAGGTTCGAGCTGTAGCCGGAGCCGATCGCCTGCTCCGTCTCGGCCTCGAGGGCGTCGAGCATGCCGCGGCGGGCCGCCGCGTCGAGCCCGGCCTCCTCGGCCGGACCGTCGACCACCTCGTCGGCCACGCGCACGAGCGCGTAGACGTCGGCGATGTGCGCCCGCACCGGGGCCGAGCACAGCCGGCTCGCGAGACCGAACGACGTCGAGTACGCGGAGATGACGCGGGCCGATCCCCGGCGGGCGACCTCGTCGTACAGCGCGAGACCGGTCGTCGCGGTCATCGGTCGCGCTCCCCGCACCCGCGCGCGACCTCCGTGAGCTCGTCGGCGAGCGCCGGCGGCAGCCCGGCACGCTCGACGAGGTCGATCGCCGACCGGCACCGCCCCGAGATGAGCGCCTCGACGCGATCGTGCGCACCGCTCGACGTGATGACGGCGCGCAGCAGCTCGGCGTCGGCCTCGTCCAGATCGGGTCGGCCGAAGCGGCCGGACACGGCCGCCCACGAGGCATCCGCTCTCGCGAAGGCGATCAGCAACGTCTCCTTGCCCTCGCGGAGGTCGCCGATCGTCGTCTTGCCCGTGACCTCGCGCTCGCCGTAGACGCCGAGCACATCGTCGCGGAGCTGGAAGGCGACGCCGAGATGCGCACCCACCTCGCCGAGCCCGTCGACCGTGTCGGGTGACGCGCCCGCGAGGATCGCGCCGGCCCGGAGCGGCCCGCTGAACGAGTAGGACGCCGTCTTGTTCTCGATCATGGAGACGATGTCACCGGCCGAGGGGGTTTCGCCGAGGGTGAACCGGACATCGGCATGCTCGCCCGCCGCGGCGAGGAAGACGCACTCGTCCACGAGCTCGAGCAGCGCCTCGCGCCGCGCGAACGGCACGTCGAGTCCGGCGATCATGCGATGCGCCGCGCTGATCAGCAGGTCGCCGGCAAGGATCGCGGACGCCTCGCCGTACTCGCGCGCGCGGGCCGCCGACGCGCCACGGCCCGCGGCCTCGGCGGCGAAGCGGCCGGTCACGTTCGGGATGCCTCGGCGCACGTCGTCGTGATCGATCACGTCGTCGTGCATCAGGAAGGCGGTGTGCAGCAGCTCGAACGCGGCCGCCGTCGCCACCGCGGATGCCGGGTCGTCGCCCTCGAACGCCCGGTGCACCGCCAGGACGAGCCGTGGCCGGACGCGCTTGCCGCCCTGTGCTGCGTCGCGCGTCGCCGACCAGAGCCGGCGGTACGCGTCGCCATGGGCGCCCGCCCGTGCGATGGCGCGGGTGAAGAAGGTCTCGAGGTGCTCGTCGACCGCTGCGAGGTCGTCGGTCGCGTGCCCGGGAGGGGCGCCGAGGAGCAAGCTCGTCATGACGCGATCGCTCTGGGACCGTGCGACTCGTCGAGCGCGCCGCTCTCGAGGGACCCGCTTCCGCCCAGGAAGGGCAGGAGCTGTGCCTGCAGCACGAGCCACGGGCTGAACGCCCACGGTGCGCTGCGCACCGCGGCCGCGAGCGCCTCGGGCTCGACCCAGGCGAACTCGACCACCTCGCCCGGGTGCGGTTCGGGCACGGAGTCGGTCCGCGCCGTGTACACCGGGCAGAGTTCGTGCTCGACGATGCCCGAGGCATCCGTCGCCCGATAGTGGAAGCTCGGCAGCACCGGCTCGACCTCGCTCAGCCGGAGACCGAGCTCGAACTCGCCACGGCGGCGGATCGCGTGCAAGAGCGGCTCCGCCGGCGCCGGATGGCCGCAGAACGAGTTGGTCCAGACGCCGGGCCAGGCCTGCTTCGTCAGGGCGCGCCGCGTCACGAGCAGCTCGTCGCGATCGTTGAACACGTGACACGAGAAGGCCAGGTGCCGAGCGGTGTCGGCGCCGTGCACGCTCGACTTCGGCGCGGTGCCGATGGGGCGGTCGAACTCGTCCAGCAAGACGACCTCTTCGATGGATTCGCTGCGCATCGGCGCTCCCCTCAACAGGCAGTGCGAGTGAAAGCTAGCTTAGCGAGATACCAACCGGGGCCGATAGAATCAAACCTATGGTTGACATGGGGGAGCGGCGTATGCCCATCGCGGCCGCCATGCACGACCCCCGCATCACCGACCGCGACGAAGCGCTCGTCCCCCGTGCGGGCATGACCGACGACGAGGTCGCCGACGTCGTCCGGGTCATGGAGAGCCTGCAGCGATGGCACGACGCGGCGGCGCGCATGAGCGCGGCCTCCGAGCGCTACATGCGCCTCAACCACACCGACATGCGGGCCATCCGATTCTTGATCGCCGCGCGCAACCAGGGCGCCGTCGCGACACCCGGCGCGCTCGCCGCCTATCTCGGGATCTCGAGCGCGGCGACGACCAAGTTGCTCGACCGGCTCGAACGCGGCGGGCACGTCACGCGCGGCGCGCACCCGACCGACCGGCGTGCGCTCGCCCTCACCGTCACCGAGCACACCCGGCACGACGCCCGAGAGACCGTCGGCCGCCAGCACGCCCGGCGGTTCGCGGTCGCGGCCGCGCTGGAGCCCGCCGAGCGCGAGGTCGTGGTCCGCTTCCTCGACGCGCTCGCGGCGACCGGCGACGGCGTGCCGGAGCCGCAGGTCGAGTAGCGGGCGCCGGGAGCCGCGTCGGGAGCCCGCGAGTGCGGGCGGCGTTCGCCGTATTGGCTGATGCAGTCCTTTTTGGCCGATCCAGCGGAAAGGGGGAGACTGTTGGCATGTCTTCCCCCGCTGCCGAAGCGGCAGCCGACGAGCTCCGTCCCGAATCCGAACCCGAGCAGTCGCCCGAGGGCTACACGCTCTTCGCGGTGCTCCGCCGCGACCCCGCCCGACCCGACGACTTCGACGGGCACGACGTGCCGCGCGTGGTCGACGAGCTCGACGGCGTGATCGCGACGGTCGAAGCCGAGGGCGTCGTCGTCCGCGGGCTCTACGACGTCTCCGGGCTGCGCGCCGACGCCGACCTCATGCTCTGGCTGCACGGCCCGAACGCCGAGGGGCTGCAGTGGGCGCTTCGCCAGCTACGGCGTGCCCGGTTGCTGCGCGCGCTGCTGCCGACCTGGAACGCGATGGGCGTGCACCGCGACGCCGAATTCAACAAGGCCCACGTGCCCGGGTTCCTGCGCGGCATCGACCCCAAGGGCTGGCTCACGGTCTACCCGTTCAACCGGTCGTACGACTGGTATCTGCTCGACCCGGCCGAGCGCGGCCGCATGCTCGCCGAGCACGGCCGCAAGGGTGCCGCGTTCCGTGGGGTGCTCGCCAACACCGTGTCCGCGTTCGCGCTCGGCGACTACGAATGGCTGCTCCCGCTCGAGGCCGACGAGCTCACCGAGCTCGTCGACCTGATGCGCGACCTCCGGGCGACCGATGCGCGCATGCACGTTCGCGAGGAGATCCCCTTCTTCACCGGCCGT is a genomic window of Agromyces protaetiae containing:
- a CDS encoding polyprenyl synthetase family protein, which encodes MTSLLLGAPPGHATDDLAAVDEHLETFFTRAIARAGAHGDAYRRLWSATRDAAQGGKRVRPRLVLAVHRAFEGDDPASAVATAAAFELLHTAFLMHDDVIDHDDVRRGIPNVTGRFAAEAAGRGASAARAREYGEASAILAGDLLISAAHRMIAGLDVPFARREALLELVDECVFLAAAGEHADVRFTLGETPSAGDIVSMIENKTASYSFSGPLRAGAILAGASPDTVDGLGEVGAHLGVAFQLRDDVLGVYGEREVTGKTTIGDLREGKETLLIAFARADASWAAVSGRFGRPDLDEADAELLRAVITSSGAHDRVEALISGRCRSAIDLVERAGLPPALADELTEVARGCGERDR
- the idi gene encoding isopentenyl-diphosphate Delta-isomerase, with amino-acid sequence MRSESIEEVVLLDEFDRPIGTAPKSSVHGADTARHLAFSCHVFNDRDELLVTRRALTKQAWPGVWTNSFCGHPAPAEPLLHAIRRRGEFELGLRLSEVEPVLPSFHYRATDASGIVEHELCPVYTARTDSVPEPHPGEVVEFAWVEPEALAAAVRSAPWAFSPWLVLQAQLLPFLGGSGSLESGALDESHGPRAIAS
- a CDS encoding MarR family winged helix-turn-helix transcriptional regulator — protein: MVDMGERRMPIAAAMHDPRITDRDEALVPRAGMTDDEVADVVRVMESLQRWHDAAARMSAASERYMRLNHTDMRAIRFLIAARNQGAVATPGALAAYLGISSAATTKLLDRLERGGHVTRGAHPTDRRALALTVTEHTRHDARETVGRQHARRFAVAAALEPAEREVVVRFLDALAATGDGVPEPQVE
- the hemQ gene encoding hydrogen peroxide-dependent heme synthase produces the protein MSSPAAEAAADELRPESEPEQSPEGYTLFAVLRRDPARPDDFDGHDVPRVVDELDGVIATVEAEGVVVRGLYDVSGLRADADLMLWLHGPNAEGLQWALRQLRRARLLRALLPTWNAMGVHRDAEFNKAHVPGFLRGIDPKGWLTVYPFNRSYDWYLLDPAERGRMLAEHGRKGAAFRGVLANTVSAFALGDYEWLLPLEADELTELVDLMRDLRATDARMHVREEIPFFTGRRVTTAEVVEVLQ